The segment AATCAAACTTAACCACACTTTTCtctgaaagaaagaaaagaattgcaGCAAAATGGCGGAAATCGAACAACAGAGCAGTGTTgaggtgaaagaaaagaaaaacttcaatgTATTAAATCTGTCTATTGTAAGgtgtttttctcattttatttcatttttatttttatatattaaaatatagtAATGTTGAAGGCTAATTGTGGCTCTCGTTCtatgttctatttttttttattcttaaaatcatGCTCtctatttttatcattataCGTTCTCAAAAGTACCCCACGTCGCTTATCCATCgttctattttattatataggtttttttttcttttatcatctaacatttaaaaatctctctcgCTCAAAACATaagaattcttatttttatgctctcttttctctctttattttaacctttttctctctttgcctGTACACAAAGTATAATGATAAACAATCTCGAGGGTATTTTTGATGAAGTGTAATGTGAATGAGGGGTGCGGGGGgtagttaaattaaaactcaaTGATGTTTGTGAGGGAAAGGGAACTGGGGGTAAAGGAAattacttaaaagaaaaaaataacaaaaagctGCGTGAGACGTTAAAtggatgtgtgtgtgtgaatgcATCTCTCATGGAATGTTTTCATAGGCTTGGCCCATCAACCATTTTATTGATGTCCGCCATTTTCTTAACGcgaaaatgattcttttttcttttattttttttcttctgtgaaacaggttgtgtgtgtgaatgtttgtttgtgtgtttgtgtgaaaGAGCAGCATCGGCCACTTTTTgcattcattatttttttgtttttttttcacttattttttcatttttaatcctCTTGAGCTACttataaattatgaaatacttagcgctaaaaaaaaagtcatccaCGCAACACGAGAGACCACCACGGTTGCCGCGTGAATCACGTGACACGCCTTCTGGGGCATTTAAGTatacattacaaaaaaaatgtaaaaaaaagaagaaaaaaaaacacgacgAAAAATTTTGCCGGAAGGCATTCCACGTCATTCAATCCGGCAATGCTCTCGCCCCAGATTCTACCtaaatcttcctttttttttcatcttattttcttcttaaaaccatttttttttatctttcttaaatattttcatcctcTCGCTTACAccactaattttctttttttctttatctataATCTGGTTTgctttatgtaaaaaaaacacaggGAGAAGGTAGGGGAAAGGGGTGTGGGTGGGGGgtgatttgaattaaataggGGGACAAAGTGTTGCTGAAGacagtaaagaaaaaaaataattattattatataaggtaaaaaataatgatataCGCTGCTGCGTGCCGCCATCTTGGATCGAGATGCCGCCGGAAGCTTCTcggaagtttttcatttttctttcttgggGGAACAAAAGGGGGCATCTTCACTCATCCTCTCCAGCCTTCGATCGCTTCCGCTCCGGCTCACTCGACTCAGTCTGTTCCTCGGAGCTGTCGCAGTCTGCGAatctgtaaagaaaaaaaatcaaaatagtcattttttgaggttatgttgttTGGCTTTAGGAGTGAAGTTagttgttttttgtttttgatttctGTTTGATtcgtttcatttaaaaatattttatttcttccacaaaaaattatgGTTTTTCGTagattcttttgaaatatttcggAGAATTTTacttcctcatttttttttcactcacctCTTGATACTGCTCTGCGAATCACTGCCGTTCGTCTCGTCGTTGGTGAGGATCGGCGTTACCGGCTTCTCTAAGCTATCTTCTGAGCGTGTGCTCTCGTCCAAGCTGTCAAGTCCCCctttacgaaaaaaaacacccaaaaattcgttaaaattattcaaaatggcgcccTAGACGCATTTTTCtccaaagaaaaacttacttGTTGTACCATTTGAGGGCGCAGGTTCGAGATTGCTGTCATCTGAGGGTTCAAGTGATGTAGCATTGATGCCATTTGCCACATGATTCTTACTGATTTCCCCGGGAATTCCACTCAAGAGTTCTGGTTGTAGTTCTGATGCAACATAGTGGGCCCATAGTGCCAGCTCAACCCTAATAAAATCACAACCAAAATGGCGTCAGAAAGTGCTTCTTTAAGACATAGGACGCTTAAAGAACTTACCTATGTGGAGACCAGAATGTGCTGTTCTCACATTCAGCATTGAGACGTCCCACTGTGGTTTGGATGTGTGTGACAAAATTGAGATACTCCTTGGTTGTGTAATCAATACCCTCAATCTCGGGTATTGCCATTAGGCATTCATCTGCCATAAAGGGGGCATTCTCAGGAGCTGCAGCTGCAAGGAGGGCGCTTGCCATTGTTGTACCCACGCCCTTGAGATTCGAGAGTGCCGTGATGGCCTGCTCGATGTTGGGCAGCTTCTTGAAGGCCTTCTTCGTTTCCTGCATCACGGCACGTGGCGTATTTACCTTTACGAGGTAAGAAAGTTGCGGATAGTACTTGCCGCGTGTCTGCTTCCATTTCATTGTCTGCACTAGCTCCTCATGCACCATATGTGCATCCTTTCCACGTTGCTTTATTCGCTTCGGCAACTCATTTTGGTAcctaaaaagaataaagaaaatcgttgaaattcaaaatacgAATCATGTTTCATGCTGTGAAACAATAACAGCCATGAAACATTGACAGAAGCCATCTTCGAAActtctcttaaaaaaagacGCTATCATTGAATaaggtgaaaaattatttctctaattgtttttcccttaatattagctgtgattctttcgatttGTTGtgaatttgttattttgaaaatcaaaattcttacAATGCATTGGGAAACTTCTTAGAATTAATCAAGACTAACAAACACAAGACAAAACACTGAAGAAGACATTAAAcagcaatgaaaaattttcctaaggCGCTCTTATATTCTCCGAACAGACCTAGATCTTTTCAGCATTGGACGTTCTAAAAAATTGCTCGTCAATGAAGCTGttatcttgtaaaaaaaataaagggtGTTTACAACTAAATTCAGCTTAATTCATTGAgacaaactttatttttttaaggaccGCTTAAATGTTCTAAGGATAAGTTTTATAGCCTAAAGATTAGAGTACGCTGAAACCGGACAATCCTAATCTAACAAAACTATTAAGCTTGATCATTAAAGAACTTAAGCCTAGTATTAAAAAGTAAGGCCAGACTTTAAGAACTTAAGTTAGGCTTAACGTAAGTATAGCCTTAAAACTTAGAACTAGTTTAAAAACCTAGAGCCTAGTAGAACATAAAATTGAGTCCACAAGAAAATCACTCGGTCCTagcttaaaaacttaagcctgtcTGTAGAGATTTAATCCATGCTTTGTAGAGAATTTCCCTCAAAACTTAACACTTTTtgtattcaaataatttctaatatttcaagttttaattgtaattataatttaaaaattgtttcttgttttttttttttttttttttttaaatttgattagctgattaaatatttttaaattaatccgTTATGCCCGtcatatttcattcaaataaaaaaaaaacctttcataTTGACTCTACTATATACACAAAAGGTAGAGAGGGGTCAATAAactcattttttaattctttgttcatgaaagttttattaataaaaaaaagttccgagtaaatatacctactaaaaatatattttaaaaaaatattattgctaatttattatttgtgaTTTATCACCAcctttcataatttttttttaacgcaaaagaaaacaatattttaccagttttttcatcacatttgtatatttttcctaattgtaaattaaaaataataattcttcttgttaatttaactcaataaaatttacgtttttcaatgataaattcagtaataaaaaaaaagaatatttaagtaTTTAATACCATCACATATAATTTCTCTACAATGGACGTTTTGGCTGCTGCCTCATATTGTAGTATGAGAAGGAGGAGGAATGGTTTGGCAAAATGACGAATTTGTAGTCATAAAAAACTCCTGGGTGGGAAAGTAATTGGCGCACCTTAGAAATGAGGATGTAGAGGACATTTACAGGGACATTGGGGCTCTCAGTGTGGCCCCCCTGTGGTGGCCCCAAAGTGAAATGAGGGCACACACACGTGTGATtcggcacacacacacacatacgtGCGCGTCTACGGACTTTTTCTACCCTCTAGATGGGTCTACCCCTTCCCTGGGGATGTTTTGGGATCAAGGAGATCCAAAGGAAGATTCCGCGGTACCCACGGACATTCCAAAGAACCCCAAAAATACCGAAATAGGGCCACGTTTGAATGTGTGAAAGCACCATGGTGTGAGACACTGCCCAAGCACCCCGATAATTACCAATCATCCAACTTTATGAGCTCCTCCGGGCGTTTGTGGCGTTTCTCAGCTTTCAATTTCAACACTTGGGGATAGAGTTTGAGCACAAATTCGAACTGTTTGGAATTTCCATTCGCGAAAAACGATGCTGTGTCTTTGACGGAAGCCATTTTGAGTGGGCAAAGCGAATGACGGTTTGACCTGAACGCCACCTTAGGATGTCAAAACGATCAAGGGAGACAGATGTGGTTGCTCTTGGTGTTGTTGGACGTGAAGTTGCCTGCaagatggcggccatctttaGCGTCAAATTTTAGACTTATAACACTTCTAAAAGCTTTTCCGCCGCGGCGGTTAGGTTTCAAGGATTTGAGGGCTgttttaggaattttcttttaatggaaaatctgTATGGATTACTCtaaatcaaagagaaaaacatcttagtttctaaaaaaaatatctagaattaagaaaaatctgagAAGCGTAACAAATGATCGTTTTGCTTCGGGCTTTGATCAGATTTAACAGCCAATGAGAGATCATTTCATTTTGTCTGTGATTGGCTGATTAAAACCGATAAAAGCCGAAGAAAAGCGATCATTTGATATTCATCCTTTAATTTCTATTCTAAATCTGGGAGGAGCCTAAGAGTATTCCTAGtttgaattgagaaaaaggtgtctaaataatctgaatcgttttttttttgtcgagAATCCTTGAAAGTTCTGTCCTTAAAGGTTCTTTTAAGGATTTtcggaaaattgtaaaagagcAATGATTTTGCCAGAGTTTTAGTGAAggaggatgttttttttttaattcaggaAACTCGggcttttctttagaaaatacaattgaagaaagaaaactttccaaacgtttgaaaaaaaattaaacgttagaagaaagcttataattaatttaaaaaccttaaaatgAGCGTCAACTGAcagaaaataatgtaaaacgttagaaaagaattttaaaaggtaaaaattaatatcaaacgttaaaagaaactttaagttattttttaaatattttttaggtcaGCTAGTCTAGTCGCGC is part of the Lutzomyia longipalpis isolate SR_M1_2022 chromosome 3, ASM2433408v1 genome and harbors:
- the LOC129793723 gene encoding uncharacterized protein LOC129793723 is translated as MASVKDTASFFANGNSKQFEFVLKLYPQVLKLKAEKRHKRPEELIKLDDWYQNELPKRIKQRGKDAHMVHEELVQTMKWKQTRGKYYPQLSYLVKVNTPRAVMQETKKAFKKLPNIEQAITALSNLKGVGTTMASALLAAAAPENAPFMADECLMAIPEIEGIDYTTKEYLNFVTHIQTTVGRLNAECENSTFWSPHRVELALWAHYVASELQPELLSGIPGEISKNHVANGINATSLEPSDDSNLEPAPSNGTTRGLDSLDESTRSEDSLEKPVTPILTNDETNGSDSQSSIKRFADCDSSEEQTESSEPERKRSKAGEDE